The DNA region CACAGAAAGATAGTAAGGAAAttgataaaatagtccatgtgacatcagtggtttgcccgtaatgttatgaagctacgagaatacttttttgtgcatgaagaaaacaaaaataatgactttattcaacaatttcttctcttctgtgtcagtcttctGCACTCATTCACAGCAGTACCACAACGCAGGAGCCGGCGTTCTGACGTAGAACATGGACGGGCTGcaccttgtttacaagcagaggaatgcacacgCATGCGTCGTGGTACTGTCATGAACACGCATCGAAGTCTGACATAGAAGTTTTTCaacaaagtcattatttttgttttcttcatgcacaaaaagtattctcctaGATTCAtataattacagttgaaccactgatatcaCATTCAATTTTTTATCGATGTCCTTACTACTACTGGGCCTTGAGCTTAGTTGCAATGCCATCTATGGGGGGTCAGAGAGCTCTAAGATTCCttaaaaaacatctgaatttgtgttctgaagatgtacgaaggtcttacggttttggaagagcatgaggttgagtaattaatggcagatttttcgtctctttttttttttttcggtgaactatccctttagtacCAGATACCTGACCCATAATGGACAAAAATGCAAATACAAACATCAAGTCAATTGAAAACTTATTTTGTGCTGTGAACTAATGAAAGAATTTCTTTTCCTCTCCCATTCTCAGATCTGTGCCAATCTGGATTCAGTGATTGTGTCCACCAAGAATTTTATTCCAGTGCTGCAGAAAGTCGTTCCCAGACCCAAAAAGCAATATGATATTGTTGAAAAAAGAGCTCTGGTACTTTCTTCTTTGTGTCTGAGTCATAATGTGATTGTACTGTACAACTGCTTTAACATTCAAGAccaatatgtgtgtttgtttgtttgtgtgcaacAGGATCCATTTGGTGACCACTTGAAGGCAATGATGTGGATGATTCATGAGTTTATGCCTTCAACGGTGAGTCGCAGCCTGCGAGAGATGGGCACCCAGGAATATGAAGCTGATGTGGTTGAACTAGAAAAAGAAGGTTAATGTCACTACAACTTCTAAGTTGTATATTCTCAATCTCCTGCAAAAACATGACTTGATTTGATGGTGTGTTTGTTTGTCAGGTGTAAAGAACGAGAACAGACTGATTGCTCAGTGTGCTTTGCACCTGCGGCAATACAACGACGCTCTTCTCATTAATGACACTGTTCGCATGGTGGACGCCTTCCGGGGTCTAGACGAGTTCTACAACTCGAGGAAAACCAGATTGCTGGATGGAACAGATATCTTTCTCCAGGGACTTTTTGATGGTGTGGATTGTTTATTGTGCTGTTGACTATTGTGATGCTCTGtgaagggatagttaacccctCATCATTTACTGATCGCGGTGTTGTTACAAACTCATATTActtatttttacacacacacatacaaataataataataactcaaagGGATGTTTTTTGCATGctatttttgttatttcaaaGATATTAGTTGAGGGGTTGTCAAGtttcaaaaaggacaaaaatatATTGGCACCATAGCAGTTATGGGCCAGTGAtacactttttttgtattttatcagtcagtattaaatatatatctggtaatatactaataaatatatttacttgtgcCTGATCATATTGTGAAATTTAGATTCCCTTTCCATCATTTCACACAAttacttaaagttaatatttaaaagtaaacataataatttaattacactgtTAATCTAAGTTCAAAATGAATGACATTTTTATGCTGTACTTTATCCTTTTGTGATGTTACATTAATGTCGGATTTAAAATCATTGactttagttttttatatttcatttttaatttatttagactaaATAGTATAGAATTGTAATAGAATGTATTGGTTATAGCCAACATTTTATTAGCAGTCCAAAAAAGCTTCATTAATGTTGTCCACTTGATTTGTGTTGTAAAAGTCTTTTAAAGTCATacgaaaaatgtatttaatttacattttttgttttgtttttgaaatctCAGTTTTGTTACTGTATATTTAGATAACTGTCCCTTTATCTGTGGTCTATGATGTTGTCTTTGTTATTAGCATTCGGCTGATAATATCTCAACTATTCACTCAGATGATGACAAAAACTTCTGCTCTTCTGTTTCTGCTCAGAGAACAGTGTGGAGCTTAAACAGCTGGCATCAAATGCCCTCTATGAAAACCCCAAACTGACACAGTTGCAATGCACATTGCAGCAAGAGTTTAATAATGAAAACTCTCGTGCTATCCTCTTCTCAAAGACCCGCAGGGGCACCCATTGTCTGTTAGACTGGGTGAACTCCAACCCTGAGCTGCAGAGGGTCAACATCAGAGCTGGCATTCTCACTGGAGCGGGTACAGGTGCAAATCACATGACCCAGGTACTTTAACACAAGAAAACAGCTAAGATGGTTTCCCTAAAAAGCATTTGTTAGTCATGTTTACTTGAAGAAAAACATCcaatatacagtatttacagGAGGAAGTTTAGTtactgtatacatttttctgCTTGCTATTTATGTctgcttttttgtgtttgttcttAGAATGAACAGAAGGAAACCATAACACGCTTTCGAACGGGAATCCTCAACCTCCTCATCTCCACAAGTGTAGCTGAGGAAGGACTTGATATTCCAGAATGCAACTTAGTTGTACGTTACGGGCTGTTGACCAATGAGATCGCTCAGCAGCAGGCCAGTGGGCGGGCTCGAGCTGTGAACAGCGTCTACTCAGTGGTGGCTGAAGAAGGTGGGCGTGAAATGCGCAGGGAACTTACCAATGAGTATCTAGAAGATCTTACTGCAAGAGCTATTGACCAAGTGCAGCAAATGAGTCCCAGGGAGTTCAGACTCGAGGTTTGCAATTCCCGTCAAATAATAGAAAAGCTTGAAGTATTCCGATTTCAAATTCCTAAAAACCTTCTGTCTCTTTATTCCTGTCAGATATCTAAGCTGCAACAAATCGCTGTTATGACTCGAATCGAGGCCGAGAGGAAAAAGAATGAGAGGAAGCAGCACTATAGTCCTGGTCAGGTTCAGTTTCAATGCAGAGATTGCTTCTTGCCTGTCTGCAGTGGAGAAGATTTAAGGACAATAGAAAATACTCACCATGTCAACATCAACCCTGAGTTTGAGTGAGTTATTCCCGAGTACATCACAGTCAGTATCACAGACCAAATAGACATTAAATCATtctgaaaaatgaatgaaatacactacactatcattcaaaagttgttttaatgattttgaaaaaagtctcttgtgctcaccaaaactgtatttattagaaaaatatatagtaaaggcaataatattgtgaaatattataatttaaaataacagctatttaaattttatttaaatgtaatttattcctgtgatggcagtaaagctgaattgtcagcatcattactgcagtcttcagtgtcacatgatgctccagaaatcattctgatatgctgattgttatcaacgttgaaaacagttgtgctgctgaatatttttgtggaaactgtgataaatgTACTGTTTCAGGATTTattgttgaatagaaagttcaaatgaaaagcatttatttgaaattgtaaagatttttagaatgttacaaaatgtttctatCTTTGAAACATCTTTTTGCACttttgcatccttgctgaacaatgTATTAAACGTTTAATTTCTTACTGtccccaaaattttgaacagtagtgagaTTCATGGTTAATTCTTAGAGCCACATTTTATTACTCTAGTGCAAATTTAGAAAAACTTTTGGCAAAAACATTCTATTACACATACTTCATGTCTTAATCAAGATATAATACATGTAagcatctacaaaaacaaaatattcttGAAAAAGGGTTTGTTCGATAGCTTATGGGAAAGAAAATGATCCCTACCCTGATCATAACCAAACATGTCTGTATTGGTGTATTTCATAGGAGGCATTACAGAGCAGGTGTGCAGGTCGTTCTGGAGAAGAGCTTTGAAGATTGGGAGCCTGGGCGGCTTATCAGCTGCAGGAACTGTGGAAAGGTAGCGATTGTGTTAGTTTACGCACCTAGATCACATGTTGcattatacagtaaatgtatCCCACCAAACACAGGAAGAAGTCCTTAAGAATACTGATCGACTTTTCTTCATTCCtccgtctctctctttctcaggaaTGGGGAATGGAGATTAAGTTCAGGAGGGTGGTAATACTCCCCTGCTTGAAAATAAAGAGCTTTTCCTTGAAGACTCCTGAAGGCAAATCCACTCCCAAGAAGTGGAAGAATGTTGAGTTCCAGGTGAAAGAGTTCGACTTTCTTGCGGACATGAGCACCCATTTCCCTGACCTAGACTTAGACGAATGACCATTTAAACTCAGGCAAaacagtgtaaaaatgtttcagtttTCTATTTGCTGGTGGTACAGCAAGGGGCCATTGATTGCTGTTAGTCGCAAACTACTTagcattatttaaatatgaaattatctTTCCTGATTATGCTGATTAGTCATCATGGTTGTTCGTGGATGTTGGGGGAAGTAGATGTTTTCGTGGTTGTTTGTGAGTGTCAAAAAACAGCTGGAAATCTCCATATAATAGAGCTGTTTGTGCTCAAATATAGTTTTAAATTGTAGTGTTTACTTAGTAGTTTCTGTCATGTAAGAGTTCTATTTCATCTaagaaagatgtgtgtgtgttggtgtgtgtgctaaatgttttgactgtatatttatttataacaatttaATCGATTTTTTCATCTCTGGGATCAGGACTGTGCTGCTCTTTGGTTACTAGTTACGGTTGACATTACTGTGCAATATTTCTCTAAACGCACCTGAAGCTCTAAATAGTAATCTAAACACTTTTAGATTGCTtgaacatttacatgtattcattcaacagatgcttttattctaagtgacttacaaatgaggagatATATATGATCACACATCATAAGATGTCTTGGCCTTCATTTACAGACTGGTTACAGGTTTGTTTATAGCACTTAAGTATGTTTCTCACAaccataaaaaaatgtgtataacGTATGTCTTTTAAAAGTCTGAccattttacatttatgaattacCACATGAGAGTCTGTATATcacatatagaatatatatatatatatatatatatatatatatatatatgtttttttaaatatgtaataaaacaaTCATGCACTGTATTTGGTGTATTTTCATCCTTCTAATTGCTATAGAAGTGGATACTTACTGCTATGAACCTGTGTGTGCGAAAAGACTACAGTCATAGATTTAGATGAggaggaaagagaaagaaaagttcAAGATAAGCTCTTCTGCTTCAAAATGTGGAGTTTCTCAGATTTGTTTTTGATATTATTTAGCGTCAGCCACTAGATGGCGCCACGCAATCTTACTTTTCGTATTAGTTGTTGTCGGTTTCTCATGGTTGATTAGTTCTTATTTGTTAATGACTTTTACCTCGTTTAAACACTCTTTGGTTTGTCGTAGGTTTTAGTTCCTGTGCTGTAAGTCAAACCTGTAAGTTGAGAAGAAAGGAAGTGACGCCTGTCTTTATAAAGTCAGTAGTCTATTATGTCAACAGTTCATCTTCCATAGCCATTGTGTTCTTTCAGTCTGCTCATGGATTCAAAACTAACTAGATGCACAGGAGGACATTTGCTCAGGTTTGTTGTTTTGAAtacaaaaaaacctttttaacacCTCAGGGTCACAACCATTAGtggtgttatatatatttttatatatgtacagtatatgtaatcAAATGTTCAATCAGCAGAAAAAGTGGAGCTGGCTCTCTGGGCAATTTTACTTAGTAAACAAGTATCTGCAAATTAGATGGTGAGCAAACTTTGACCATATAttcatgtattaatgtaatgttGAATATAATCAAAGCAAAAGAGAGCCAGAGCCATAGGCCTGGGGTTGACATAAAGGGTAGTGTTGTGCCAGTGTGGTTTTGCATGGATCAGTGCCTCAGCAATGCCCACAgcacacatttaaacacacatacacacagtgccTGCAgaacaaatcacacacacatacacatgctgcTCATTTACACAGACTTTAACAAGGACATTCAAAGTCAAAGCTAAATTTCTGTCAGCCAGACAGGAAAAGCTGAATCACAGATGTACAGACATACCTTTAACTCGGTTCACTACTTACACAGGCTTTACATCGCGTATTGATTTTCTCATCATgtctatatttttagttttcagtgAGTAAATCACTTTGTGCATGACTTACACTTAAGCGAATCTTAGGTCTGTATCAGCTCTGTGGTCCGTCACTGACTAGTGTGATCCATATACGaactgaacttaaaaaaaaaatcatttttaaaaccaaGCAGAGTATTCCAAGTTTGTGGGTCTTTTGGGGGGTTTTCTATGTATACTGTACATCTTCTATGTTTTTTTGCCATTATTAAGAAGATCGGGGTTGGATCGGGAAAGGTCCTCAAGCTGGGATTCGAACTCGGGACCCCCTCAAGCACACTGGCCCCTAGGCTATCAGCGCTGACATTGTCGTGTTGTTTATACCAAGAACATAATTGTAACTATTATGTAACTATTATttgtaactttatttattttttattttttgctatcaTGGCTAAATAACTGCTCATTATCCTGCTTGTTACGGCAAACAAATGGACATTATTATGTGAGAAGAAAGCATAGTAATGTGTAGGTATACACATTGTTGACAGGGACAACTGTCCAATATACAGTTTAGTGTACAATAACATCTGACCACCGAATGCTGCTagcgaccaatcagaatcaagtatttcagCAAGCTGTGTGATAGTTTACAGCAGACACTGTTTTCAGCAAATGTGAGGAGAGATCACAGCTTAACCACAGATTTTATGGGGGGCTAAAGTGAAAGACCCTAAATAGAGTCTAGCAACAGCTATGGGTCAGAAATATAGACAGCCCTACAGCTCGGACATAAGCGCACAGATATTGTTGGTGTGTTGAGCTCTGGACTGGCTTTATCAGACAGGATTCATCATGTCAGCAGGGTTCATACAGTAGGTGTGTTTAAGGCTGTTTgtgtaagtctct from Carassius carassius chromosome 1, fCarCar2.1, whole genome shotgun sequence includes:
- the LOC132143966 gene encoding ATP-dependent RNA helicase DHX58-like; this encodes MDCDLRPYQEEVVQAALRGENSIIWLPTGGGKTRAAVYITKKHLETTANAKVAVLVNKVHLVDQHFAKEFKPFLGSTYRITAVSGDSNEKDLFGCLVKASDLVICTAQILENALINMEEEKHVELTDFTLLVIDECHHTQKESVYNKIMGRYVEKKVRKEGNLPQILGLTASPGTGGNKQLDKAVEHVLQICANLDSVIVSTKNFIPVLQKVVPRPKKQYDIVEKRALDPFGDHLKAMMWMIHEFMPSTVSRSLREMGTQEYEADVVELEKEGVKNENRLIAQCALHLRQYNDALLINDTVRMVDAFRGLDEFYNSRKTRLLDGTDIFLQGLFDENSVELKQLASNALYENPKLTQLQCTLQQEFNNENSRAILFSKTRRGTHCLLDWVNSNPELQRVNIRAGILTGAGTGANHMTQNEQKETITRFRTGILNLLISTSVAEEGLDIPECNLVVRYGLLTNEIAQQQASGRARAVNSVYSVVAEEGGREMRRELTNEYLEDLTARAIDQVQQMSPREFRLEISKLQQIAVMTRIEAERKKNERKQHYSPGQVQFQCRDCFLPVCSGEDLRTIENTHHVNINPEFERHYRAGVQVVLEKSFEDWEPGRLISCRNCGKEWGMEIKFRRVVILPCLKIKSFSLKTPEGKSTPKKWKNVEFQVKEFDFLADMSTHFPDLDLDE